A section of the Ruania halotolerans genome encodes:
- a CDS encoding COG1361 S-layer family protein, whose product MFDSPAPRTSARRTVALLLVPLLAMFTLLTTSSSAEAVRIASVVPVGAGYTQTFTQPGADPVVATYTFGGATVAAGTLPFPTKGSSAGNYAEPIPAGTATASINTGVVGCTATDDFECFNQGTVTITFDSPVTNPTLHIAGLGAGAGTAAWGGAGVLTSVPAGATMAVAPGATNLEVVDGGTKFQPISSRPSPACNAINPGYDALAGCGSLLVTGTDITQLTLNMSIRGNAPDGPQTITSTENWTLLATLPDAPTPSLTVEKSADVTEFSAAGEVITYSFLVTNTGNVTITDVAPVETEFTGTGDLGAITPESADLAPGADATFTAEYTVTQADVDAGGIDNTATATGTPPAGSELPPVTPSDVTIPATQNPELEIAKSAEPAGPDSFVVGQEITYTFVVTNTGNVTITDAAPVEGDFTGTGELGDISPASADLAPGEDATFTATYTLTQADVDAGTVDNAATATGTPPPGTELPPVPPSEVTVPIEAAPELEIEKSADLAEFSAAGEVITYSFLVTNTGNVTITDAAPVETEFTGTGDLGAITPESADLAPGADATFTAEYTVTQADVDAGGIDNTATATGTPPAGSELPPVTPSEVTVPAVQNPSLEVVKSATPTGPEAFIAGDEITYTFVVTNTGNVTITDAAPVEGDFTGTGELGAITPESVASLAPGAEATFTATYALTQADVDAGTVDNAATATGTPPPGTELPPVPPSEVTVPIEAAPELEIEKSADLAEFSAAGEVITYSFLVTNTGNVTITDAAPVETEFTGTGDLGAITPESADLAPGADATFTAEYTVTQADVDAGGIDNTATATGTPPGDTELPPVTPSEVTVPATQNPSLEVVKSATPTGPEAFIAGDEITYTFVVTNTGNVTITDAAPVEGDFTGTGELGAITPESVASLAPGAEATFTATYTLTQADVDAGTVDNTATATGTPPPGTELPPVPPTEVTVPIIAAPELEITKSADLDEFSAAGEVITYSFLVTNTGNVTITDAAPVETEFTGTGELGPITPESADLAPGADATFTAEYTVTQADVDAGGIDNTATATGTPPAGSELPPVTPSEVTVPAVQNPSLEVVKSATPTGPEAFVAGEEITYTFVVTNTGNVTITDAAPVEGDFTGTGELGAITPESVASLAPGAEATFTATYTLTQADVDAGTVDNTATATGTPPEGVELPPTPPSDVTVPIVAAPELTIVKSADVDEITAAGEVITYTFEVTNTGNVTITDVAPVEGDFTGTGELGTITPESVESLAPGENATFTAEYTATQADVDAGGIDNTATATGTPPGETELPPVTPSEFTIPAVQNPSLEVVKSADVAEITAAGEVITYTFEVTNTGNVTITDAAPVEGDFTGTGELGPITPESVESLAPGENATFTAEYTATQADVNAGEIENTATATGTTPDGAPVESAPSTNSVTTDPPVDKPGLPSTGVQVSVLIAVSLLLVLFGSMVVRRGRRIEES is encoded by the coding sequence GTGTTCGATAGTCCAGCACCGAGAACGTCCGCGCGTCGCACCGTCGCATTGTTGCTCGTGCCACTGCTCGCGATGTTCACCCTGCTGACCACGAGCTCGAGCGCTGAGGCGGTTCGGATCGCAAGCGTGGTTCCCGTGGGTGCGGGATACACGCAGACGTTCACGCAGCCGGGCGCCGATCCAGTGGTCGCGACCTACACCTTCGGTGGAGCGACAGTGGCAGCCGGGACGCTTCCCTTCCCCACCAAGGGTTCGAGCGCGGGGAACTACGCCGAGCCGATCCCAGCGGGCACGGCGACTGCCTCGATCAACACCGGGGTGGTCGGGTGCACCGCAACAGACGACTTCGAGTGCTTCAACCAGGGCACCGTGACGATCACTTTCGACAGTCCGGTGACGAATCCGACCCTGCACATCGCGGGGCTGGGAGCCGGCGCAGGCACAGCGGCCTGGGGCGGCGCCGGAGTCCTGACATCTGTGCCCGCCGGGGCCACCATGGCGGTCGCCCCAGGCGCCACCAACCTTGAGGTCGTGGACGGCGGAACGAAATTCCAGCCCATCTCGTCTCGCCCGAGTCCAGCCTGCAACGCCATCAACCCGGGATATGACGCCCTGGCCGGCTGCGGCAGCCTCCTTGTCACCGGCACCGATATCACTCAGCTCACCCTGAATATGTCGATCCGGGGCAACGCCCCGGACGGCCCCCAGACCATCACATCAACAGAGAACTGGACACTCCTGGCCACCCTCCCGGACGCTCCGACGCCGTCCCTCACGGTGGAGAAGTCGGCGGACGTCACCGAGTTCAGCGCAGCGGGTGAGGTGATCACCTACTCCTTCCTGGTGACCAACACCGGCAACGTCACCATCACCGACGTCGCCCCCGTCGAGACCGAGTTCACCGGCACCGGGGACCTGGGGGCCATCACGCCCGAGAGTGCTGACCTGGCTCCGGGCGCGGATGCGACCTTCACCGCCGAGTACACCGTGACCCAGGCCGATGTGGACGCCGGCGGCATCGACAACACCGCCACCGCCACCGGAACACCCCCGGCAGGCAGTGAGCTCCCCCCAGTCACGCCCTCGGACGTGACCATCCCCGCGACGCAGAATCCCGAACTTGAAATCGCCAAATCGGCCGAACCAGCTGGCCCCGACAGTTTCGTCGTGGGGCAGGAGATCACCTACACCTTCGTGGTCACCAACACCGGCAACGTCACCATCACCGACGCCGCACCGGTCGAAGGCGACTTCACCGGCACCGGCGAACTCGGCGACATCTCTCCCGCAAGCGCGGACCTTGCCCCAGGCGAAGACGCAACATTCACCGCCACCTACACCCTGACCCAGGCGGACGTGGACGCCGGCACCGTGGACAACGCCGCCACCGCCACCGGCACCCCACCCCCGGGCACCGAGCTCCCGCCGGTCCCGCCGAGCGAGGTCACCGTCCCGATCGAGGCGGCGCCTGAGCTGGAGATCGAGAAGTCCGCCGATCTGGCCGAGTTCAGCGCAGCCGGTGAGGTGATCACCTACTCCTTCCTGGTGACCAACACCGGCAACGTCACCATCACCGACGCCGCCCCTGTCGAGACCGAGTTCACCGGCACCGGGGACCTGGGGGCCATCACGCCCGAGAGTGCTGACCTGGCTCCGGGCGCGGATGCGACCTTCACCGCCGAGTACACCGTGACCCAGGCCGATGTGGACGCCGGCGGCATCGACAACACCGCCACCGCCACCGGAACACCCCCAGCAGGCAGTGAGCTCCCCCCAGTCACGCCCTCGGAAGTCACCGTCCCGGCAGTGCAGAACCCGTCCCTGGAGGTGGTGAAGTCGGCGACCCCCACGGGTCCGGAGGCGTTCATTGCCGGTGATGAGATCACCTACACCTTCGTGGTCACCAACACCGGCAACGTCACCATCACCGACGCCGCTCCCGTCGAAGGCGACTTCACCGGCACCGGCGAACTCGGGGCCATCACACCCGAGTCGGTCGCCTCCTTGGCTCCGGGAGCGGAGGCGACGTTCACCGCCACCTACGCCCTGACCCAGGCGGACGTGGACGCCGGCACCGTGGACAACGCCGCCACCGCCACCGGCACCCCACCCCCGGGCACCGAGCTCCCGCCGGTCCCGCCGAGCGAGGTCACCGTCCCGATCGAGGCGGCGCCTGAGCTGGAGATCGAGAAGTCCGCCGATCTGGCCGAGTTCAGCGCAGCCGGTGAGGTGATCACCTACTCCTTCCTGGTGACCAACACCGGCAACGTCACCATCACCGACGCCGCCCCTGTCGAGACCGAGTTCACCGGCACCGGGGACCTGGGGGCCATCACGCCCGAGAGTGCTGACCTGGCTCCGGGCGCGGATGCGACCTTCACCGCCGAGTACACCGTGACCCAGGCCGATGTGGACGCCGGCGGCATCGACAATACCGCCACCGCGACCGGAACACCCCCAGGTGATACCGAGCTCCCCCCAGTCACGCCCTCGGAAGTCACCGTCCCCGCGACGCAGAATCCGTCCCTGGAGGTGGTGAAGTCGGCGACCCCCACGGGTCCGGAGGCGTTCATTGCCGGTGATGAGATCACCTACACCTTCGTGGTCACCAACACCGGCAACGTCACCATCACCGACGCCGCACCGGTCGAAGGCGACTTCACCGGCACCGGCGAACTCGGGGCCATCACACCCGAGTCGGTCGCCTCCTTGGCTCCGGGAGCGGAGGCGACGTTCACCGCCACCTACACCCTCACCCAGGCGGACGTGGACGCCGGCACCGTGGACAACACCGCCACCGCCACCGGCACCCCACCCCCGGGCACCGAGCTCCCGCCGGTCCCTCCGACCGAGGTCACCGTCCCGATCATCGCCGCCCCCGAGCTCGAGATCACTAAATCAGCTGACCTGGATGAGTTCAGCGCAGCCGGCGAGGTGATCACCTACTCCTTCCTGGTGACCAACACCGGCAACGTCACCATCACCGACGCCGCCCCCGTCGAGACCGAGTTCACCGGCACCGGGGAACTCGGTCCCATCACGCCCGAGAGTGCTGACCTGGCTCCGGGCGCGGATGCGACCTTCACCGCCGAATACACCGTGACCCAGGCCGATGTGGACGCCGGCGGCATCGACAACACCGCCACCGCGACCGGAACACCCCCAGCAGGCAGTGAGCTCCCCCCAGTCACGCCCTCGGAAGTCACCGTCCCGGCAGTGCAGAACCCGTCCCTGGAGGTGGTGAAGTCGGCGACCCCCACAGGTCCAGAGGCATTTGTCGCCGGTGAAGAGATCACCTACACCTTCGTGGTCACCAACACCGGCAACGTCACCATCACCGACGCCGCTCCCGTCGAAGGCGACTTCACCGGCACCGGCGAACTCGGGGCCATCACACCCGAGTCGGTCGCCTCCTTGGCTCCGGGAGCGGAGGCGACGTTCACCGCCACCTACACCCTCACCCAGGCAGACGTCGACGCCGGCACTGTGGACAACACCGCCACCGCCACCGGCACACCCCCCGAGGGTGTTGAGCTCCCCCCGACCCCGCCCTCGGATGTGACCGTGCCGATTGTGGCAGCGCCTGAGCTGACCATCGTCAAGTCCGCCGACGTCGACGAGATCACCGCCGCCGGTGAAGTGATCACCTACACGTTCGAGGTCACCAACACCGGCAACGTCACCATCACCGACGTCGCCCCCGTCGAAGGCGACTTCACCGGCACCGGCGAACTCGGCACCATCACCCCCGAGTCAGTGGAATCCCTGGCACCCGGCGAGAACGCCACCTTCACGGCCGAATACACCGCCACCCAGGCCGATGTGGACGCCGGCGGCATCGACAACACCGCCACCGCCACCGGAACACCCCCAGGTGAAACCGAACTCCCCCCAGTCACGCCCTCGGAATTCACCATCCCGGCAGTGCAGAACCCGTCACTCGAGGTCGTGAAGTCCGCCGACGTTGCCGAGATCACCGCCGCCGGTGAAGTGATCACCTACACGTTCGAGGTCACCAACACCGGCAACGTCACCATCACCGACGCCGCCCCCGTCGAAGGCGACTTCACCGGCACCGGCGAACTCGGTCCCATCACCCCCGAGTCAGTGGAATCCCTGGCACCCGGCGAGAACGCCACCTTCACGGCCGAATACACCGCCACCCAGGCCGATGTGAACGCGGGTGAGATCGAGAACACCGCCACTGCCACCGGCACCACCCCGGATGGAGCTCCCGTGGAGTCTGCGCCATCCACCAATTCCGTCACTACGGACCCGCCCGTGGACAAGCCCGGTCTGCCCTCCACGGGGGTCCAGGTGAGTGTGCTGATCGCGGTGTCGTTGCTGCTGGTGTTGTTCGGCAGCATGGTGGTCCGCCGAGGCCGTCGGATTGAGGAGAGCTGA
- a CDS encoding RCC1 domain-containing protein, with amino-acid sequence MTWIRRGVVGAVVAGVLAAGVGGLPASADEPAVPGGSAIAFGDPRNGMTEVPELPPGLTYTDVATGDRHMVLLRSDGEAVATGNSNDGRTNVPDLPAGMVYTDVAAGGSHTVLLRSDREAVAFGDNTHGQTNVPDLPEGVTYTAIAAGALSTVLLRSDGMVEAFGDNRYGQTDVPDLPDGATYTDIATRHLYTVLLRSDGEAVAFGYNTHGETTVPDLPDGMSYTDAAAGYWHTVLLRSDGDAVAFGNDESGQATVPDLPEGVTYTDAAVGGWHTVLLRSDGDAIAFGHNSSGQTTVPDLPEGTVYTGVQAGSWHTMLLRSVVETEVSLAAPDSITATDGEVQVSAKVDVTGDIQPGVAFTGTVRFSIDGQDPIDVGVDDEGEATAAIEGLTTVGTISVRATYLGSTDGTYLAAPSPAEHSIEITAAPVAAIELTPPTEQVVAGESVTYAVTGTDRFGNDLGDLTDGTTIEAPDSNTGAQINGNTVTFTTAGTHTITATLDTDPEITTTATVDVTAAPVAAIDLTPAHEQIVAGESVTYAVTGQDEFGNDLGDLTDTVTIEVPDDAGADTNGDAITFTTAGTHTITATLDTDSDITTTATVDVTAAPAATIDLTPAHEQIVAGESVTYAVTGQDEFGNDLGDLTDTVTIEVPDDAGADTNGDAITFTTAGTHTITATLDTDPEVATTATVHVTAAPLAAIELRAPEGLNVDQGESITFAVDGTDAYGNPVEIEDDAVELSSDQSSDIVDGLTVTFPEASPHRITATVGTVTDTITVEVTASVPEPSTPSTPIPSPPEPSAPELPETGAGLGAVLAAAALVLLFGTALTVAARRSTHRPLA; translated from the coding sequence ATGACGTGGATTCGCAGGGGTGTCGTGGGAGCCGTAGTCGCGGGCGTGCTGGCAGCCGGAGTGGGAGGCCTTCCGGCGTCTGCTGACGAGCCGGCGGTCCCGGGCGGTTCAGCGATCGCCTTCGGTGACCCACGGAATGGGATGACAGAGGTACCCGAACTGCCGCCCGGGTTGACTTACACCGACGTCGCCACCGGCGACCGCCACATGGTGTTGCTGCGTTCGGACGGCGAGGCAGTGGCCACCGGCAACAGCAACGACGGACGGACGAACGTGCCGGACCTGCCAGCCGGGATGGTATATACCGACGTCGCCGCCGGCGGGAGCCACACGGTGCTGCTGCGCTCGGACCGCGAGGCAGTGGCTTTCGGCGACAACACCCACGGGCAGACGAACGTGCCGGACCTACCGGAGGGCGTCACCTACACAGCTATCGCTGCCGGGGCATTGTCTACGGTACTGCTGCGCTCGGACGGGATGGTCGAGGCCTTCGGCGACAACAGGTACGGGCAGACGGACGTGCCGGACCTGCCGGACGGGGCGACCTATACCGACATCGCCACTCGCCACTTGTATACCGTGCTGCTGCGTTCAGACGGCGAGGCAGTGGCCTTCGGCTACAACACCCACGGGGAGACGACCGTGCCAGACCTGCCGGATGGCATGAGCTATACCGACGCGGCCGCCGGCTACTGGCACACGGTGCTACTGCGCTCGGACGGCGACGCGGTGGCCTTCGGCAACGATGAATCCGGGCAGGCGACCGTGCCAGACCTGCCAGAAGGGGTGACGTACACCGACGCGGCCGTCGGCGGATGGCATACGGTGCTACTGCGCTCAGACGGCGACGCGATCGCCTTCGGCCACAACAGCTCCGGGCAGACGACCGTGCCAGACCTGCCAGAAGGGACGGTCTATACCGGCGTCCAAGCCGGCAGTTGGCACACGATGCTGCTGCGCTCGGTCGTCGAAACCGAGGTGAGCCTGGCGGCTCCTGACTCAATCACCGCCACTGACGGCGAGGTGCAGGTGAGTGCGAAGGTTGACGTCACCGGAGATATCCAGCCCGGCGTCGCGTTCACCGGCACAGTGCGCTTCAGCATCGACGGCCAGGACCCGATCGACGTCGGCGTCGATGACGAGGGTGAGGCGACGGCCGCCATCGAGGGGCTGACCACTGTAGGCACGATCAGCGTGCGTGCCACCTACCTCGGATCCACCGACGGCACCTATCTCGCCGCACCTAGCCCGGCCGAGCACAGCATCGAGATCACCGCTGCACCGGTGGCCGCCATCGAGCTCACGCCGCCAACGGAGCAGGTCGTCGCGGGAGAGTCCGTGACGTACGCGGTCACCGGAACAGACCGCTTCGGCAACGACCTCGGCGACCTGACCGACGGCACCACCATCGAGGCGCCCGACAGCAACACCGGTGCCCAGATCAACGGCAACACCGTCACCTTCACCACCGCCGGCACCCACACCATCACCGCCACCCTGGACACCGACCCGGAAATCACCACCACAGCAACCGTGGACGTCACCGCCGCACCGGTGGCCGCCATCGACCTCACACCCGCCCACGAGCAGATCGTCGCGGGAGAGTCGGTGACCTATGCAGTCACCGGGCAAGACGAGTTCGGCAACGACCTCGGTGACCTGACTGACACAGTCACCATCGAGGTGCCCGACGACGCCGGCGCCGACACGAACGGCGACGCGATCACCTTCACCACCGCCGGCACCCACACCATCACCGCCACCCTGGACACCGACTCCGACATCACCACCACAGCAACCGTGGACGTCACCGCCGCACCCGCAGCCACCATCGACCTCACACCCGCCCACGAGCAGATCGTCGCGGGAGAGTCGGTGACCTATGCAGTCACCGGGCAAGACGAGTTCGGCAACGACCTCGGCGACCTGACCGACACAGTCACCATCGAGGTGCCCGACGACGCCGGCGCCGACACGAACGGCGACGCGATCACCTTCACCACCGCCGGCACCCACACCATCACCGCCACCCTGGACACCGACCCCGAGGTCGCCACCACAGCCACCGTGCACGTCACCGCCGCACCACTGGCCGCGATCGAGCTGCGCGCACCCGAGGGGCTGAACGTGGACCAGGGCGAATCGATCACGTTCGCCGTGGACGGGACCGACGCCTACGGCAACCCGGTCGAGATCGAGGACGACGCTGTCGAGCTCTCCAGCGACCAGTCCAGCGACATCGTCGACGGCCTCACGGTCACCTTTCCCGAGGCGAGCCCCCACCGGATCACCGCGACCGTGGGCACCGTGACCGACACCATCACCGTCGAGGTCACCGCGAGCGTCCCCGAACCGAGCACCCCGAGCACCCCCATTCCGAGCCCCCCAGAACCGAGCGCCCCGGAACTGCCAGAGACCGGCGCCGGTCTCGGCGCGGTGCTCGCCGCCGCCGCACTCGTGCTCCTCTTCGGCACCGCACTCACCGTGGCAGCACGGCGCTCCACACACCGCCCCCTCGCCTAA
- a CDS encoding TetR/AcrR family transcriptional regulator, whose translation MTTSARQRRPRRDALANRDRILEHAERVFAEEGLDVSLHRLGEDLGMGIGTVYRHFPTRNDLLLGLYHRFQERVDEAGDALTGIEDSYERVVAFIDQTVQFSLDVPVARAVGVRVQRLFPSEVRVSPTASVVAQAVEEGKAAGTIRADVDVTDVASLAGMLADLVWVREPERSVVLPRMRALVLDALRPEGTPRPDLPATPVSMTELTRLAHRNRMQP comes from the coding sequence ATGACCACGTCAGCACGTCAACGACGCCCCCGTCGGGATGCCTTGGCCAATCGCGACCGAATCCTCGAACACGCAGAGCGGGTGTTCGCTGAGGAAGGTCTCGACGTGAGTCTGCACCGCCTTGGCGAGGATCTGGGAATGGGCATCGGAACTGTCTATCGGCACTTCCCCACCCGGAACGACCTCCTGCTGGGCCTGTACCACCGGTTCCAGGAACGTGTCGATGAGGCAGGCGACGCCCTCACCGGCATCGAGGATTCATACGAGCGCGTGGTCGCCTTCATCGACCAGACAGTGCAGTTCTCCCTCGATGTCCCGGTCGCCCGGGCCGTCGGAGTCAGGGTGCAACGCCTCTTTCCCAGCGAGGTGCGGGTCAGCCCCACCGCGTCGGTGGTCGCCCAAGCGGTTGAGGAGGGCAAGGCGGCGGGCACGATCCGTGCGGACGTCGATGTCACCGATGTCGCATCCCTGGCCGGGATGCTCGCGGATCTGGTGTGGGTGCGGGAACCGGAGCGCTCGGTCGTGCTGCCCCGGATGCGAGCGCTCGTTCTCGATGCGCTCCGGCCGGAGGGCACCCCCCGGCCGGACCTCCCGGCGACACCAGTGTCGATGACGGAACTCACCCGGCTCGCGCACCGCAACCGGATGCAACCCTGA
- a CDS encoding RNA polymerase sigma factor, whose protein sequence is MTSTEHEELVARTYREEYGRCVATLTRVLGDLSLAEDMVQEAFTAALTAWPDAVPPNPGAWIVVTARNRAIDRLRREAKREQKHAEALVVHAPTKWEEVGPVADDQLRLIFTCCHPALAPDARVALTLRTLGGLTTTEVARAFLMQESTIAQRIVRAKKKIATARIPYRIPADHDLPDRLGSVLAVIYLIFTQGYSPSVGAELVRTDLCVEAVRLARLLAELMPDEEEAVGLLALLLLTESRRPARTGPGGELVPLTEQDRNRWDHDLISEGQALVRWCLRRNRPGAYQVQAAIAAVHSDAATAGATDWRQILALYDQLQHLAPSPVVALNRAVALAEVAGPEQALAAVGDLDLDGYYLLHATRADLLTRLGRTAEAVQAWRRAGELTENDVERRFIASRLSALG, encoded by the coding sequence GTGACCAGCACCGAACACGAGGAATTAGTGGCCCGCACCTACCGCGAGGAGTACGGCAGGTGCGTGGCCACCCTCACCCGGGTGCTCGGTGACCTCTCCCTCGCCGAGGACATGGTGCAGGAGGCGTTCACCGCCGCCCTGACGGCCTGGCCGGACGCAGTGCCGCCCAATCCGGGTGCCTGGATCGTGGTGACGGCGCGCAACCGAGCGATCGACCGGCTGCGCCGGGAGGCCAAGCGGGAACAGAAGCATGCGGAGGCGTTGGTGGTCCACGCGCCGACGAAGTGGGAGGAGGTGGGGCCGGTGGCCGATGATCAGTTGCGCCTCATCTTCACCTGCTGCCACCCGGCGCTCGCTCCCGATGCCCGCGTGGCGCTCACCCTACGTACTCTCGGCGGGCTGACCACGACCGAGGTGGCACGGGCGTTCCTCATGCAGGAGTCCACGATCGCCCAGCGCATCGTCCGGGCGAAGAAGAAGATCGCCACGGCGCGCATCCCGTATCGGATCCCCGCCGATCATGACCTCCCAGACCGGCTGGGTTCGGTGCTCGCCGTGATCTACCTGATCTTCACCCAGGGGTATTCGCCCAGCGTCGGCGCTGAACTGGTGCGTACCGATCTATGTGTGGAAGCAGTTCGATTGGCCCGGCTCCTCGCCGAGCTGATGCCGGACGAGGAGGAGGCCGTCGGACTGCTCGCCCTGCTGCTGCTCACCGAGTCCCGCCGTCCGGCGCGTACCGGCCCCGGCGGCGAGTTGGTCCCTCTTACTGAACAGGACCGCAACCGCTGGGACCACGACCTGATCAGCGAGGGGCAGGCACTCGTGCGCTGGTGCCTACGGCGCAATCGTCCGGGCGCGTACCAGGTGCAGGCCGCGATCGCCGCAGTGCACAGTGACGCGGCCACGGCCGGGGCTACCGACTGGCGGCAGATCCTCGCCCTGTACGACCAGCTTCAGCATCTCGCTCCCTCACCGGTGGTGGCTCTCAATCGTGCAGTAGCCCTGGCCGAGGTGGCCGGACCCGAGCAAGCGTTGGCCGCCGTCGGCGATCTCGACCTGGACGGCTACTACCTGCTGCACGCCACCAGAGCCGACCTGCTCACCCGCCTCGGCCGCACCGCCGAGGCGGTGCAGGCGTGGCGTCGGGCAGGTGAGCTCACCGAGAACGACGTGGAGCGACGGTTCATCGCCTCTCGGTTGTCTGCGCTGGGTTGA
- a CDS encoding YciI family protein, producing the protein MTQYLLSVWHDYDEPHYADEAEMQKAFAQVDAFNKRITEAGQWVFGGGLEAPSAATTVDNSKGKALVTDAPLAETREQIGGFWVIEAPDLDAALAIAQEASAACMGPVEVRPFQSE; encoded by the coding sequence ATGACGCAGTACCTGCTCTCCGTGTGGCACGACTACGACGAGCCGCACTATGCCGACGAGGCCGAGATGCAGAAGGCATTCGCTCAGGTGGACGCCTTCAACAAGCGCATCACCGAGGCGGGCCAGTGGGTGTTCGGCGGTGGACTGGAAGCGCCCAGTGCCGCCACCACCGTGGACAACAGCAAGGGCAAGGCGCTCGTGACCGACGCCCCGCTGGCGGAAACCCGCGAACAGATCGGCGGCTTCTGGGTGATCGAGGCGCCGGACCTGGATGCGGCCCTGGCCATCGCCCAGGAGGCCTCCGCGGCGTGTATGGGACCGGTCGAGGTCCGGCCGTTCCAGTCCGAATGA
- a CDS encoding rRNA adenine N-6-methyltransferase family protein yields the protein MSGNGQRRWGSHRLKGSWADRIVRGAGLRGGELVLDLGAGAGALTRPLARQATRVVAVELHPGRVRALTAALGSTESVTVVHGDLLEVPLPRRPFRVVANPPYAIGAAVVRRITGLRSALTRADLVLPRWMARRYAASAPRGFSAEVGTHVPAAAFVPPPRSDSAVLVLRRVRNRR from the coding sequence GTGTCCGGGAACGGGCAGCGGCGATGGGGCTCGCACCGGCTGAAGGGCTCCTGGGCTGATCGGATCGTCCGCGGTGCCGGACTCCGCGGCGGCGAACTCGTCCTCGATCTGGGTGCCGGCGCGGGAGCGCTGACCCGTCCGTTGGCCAGGCAGGCCACACGGGTGGTGGCGGTCGAGCTGCATCCGGGCAGGGTGCGCGCACTGACGGCGGCCCTCGGATCCACTGAGTCGGTCACCGTGGTGCACGGCGATCTGCTCGAGGTGCCGCTTCCGCGCCGCCCGTTCCGGGTGGTGGCGAACCCGCCGTACGCCATCGGGGCGGCGGTGGTGCGCCGGATCACCGGGCTTCGATCGGCACTGACCCGCGCCGACCTCGTGCTGCCCCGTTGGATGGCGCGCCGGTACGCCGCCTCTGCACCGCGAGGGTTCAGTGCTGAGGTGGGTACTCACGTGCCAGCGGCGGCGTTCGTGCCGCCGCCGCGCAGTGACTCGGCAGTGCTGGTGCTGCGCCGCGTACGAAATCGACGGTGA
- a CDS encoding LmeA family phospholipid-binding protein yields MSRSGKAALGIVVILVLLLGGGYAFDRWAVAQTEAEIESELDGSFPQAQGTQVQIPGFLFLPHLLTGSLNTVELTADDVRTDGLDLTDVHILAHGVAVSEPRTVAEMTVSATVPAASIESAVAASGRVPEDVTIDITDGALVASATVLGMPLEAALAPVVTDGVLLLEPQTFTLGGIEVDASAVPEGMLGDLGSLEVPLDELPGSLTLSAIEVVGESVQVELTGNDIALTDLG; encoded by the coding sequence ATGTCTCGCTCGGGGAAGGCCGCTCTCGGCATCGTGGTGATCCTGGTTCTCCTGCTCGGTGGCGGGTACGCGTTCGATCGGTGGGCCGTGGCCCAGACTGAGGCGGAGATCGAGTCCGAGTTGGACGGATCATTCCCGCAGGCTCAGGGCACACAGGTGCAGATCCCGGGCTTCCTGTTCCTGCCGCACCTCCTGACCGGCTCGCTGAACACCGTGGAGTTGACCGCCGACGACGTCCGCACCGACGGTCTTGACCTCACCGATGTGCACATCCTGGCCCACGGGGTGGCCGTGTCCGAACCGCGCACGGTCGCGGAGATGACCGTGTCCGCCACAGTGCCCGCCGCGAGCATCGAGTCCGCGGTAGCGGCGTCCGGGCGAGTACCGGAGGACGTCACGATTGATATCACCGACGGCGCACTGGTCGCGTCGGCCACCGTGCTCGGCATGCCACTGGAAGCCGCGCTGGCGCCGGTGGTCACCGACGGCGTGCTCCTTCTCGAACCACAGACGTTCACGCTGGGCGGCATCGAGGTGGATGCAAGCGCGGTGCCCGAGGGCATGCTCGGTGATCTGGGCTCACTCGAGGTGCCGCTGGATGAGCTCCCGGGCTCGCTGACACTCAGCGCCATCGAGGTCGTCGGCGAGAGTGTCCAGGTCGAACTCACCGGCAACGACATCGCCCTCACCGATCTCGGCTGA